One segment of Candidatus Eisenbacteria bacterium DNA contains the following:
- a CDS encoding D-alanyl-D-alanine carboxypeptidase, which yields MEISVLQQYDVKHLTHIIPIRVMRVRVTIGMCLLVILASLLPLPVFAGPSWKVPRDFVSAFLIEAETGKILFESNAYASRAPASTTKLMTALIVMDAIKAGRVALTDSVTISRRSRRMGGSQVYLTEGEVFTLEELMQALMIASANDASVAIAEYVGGGYEHFVEMMNRRADQMGLKETIFYNTHGLDDLPSQRNLTCAYDLAQIARELVKYPKILEWTSTRSAPFRNNQFTLNATNKLLGRIEGLDGLKTGFTWRAGFCLVGTAQQDGMRLISVILGSQTSRGRFLSTKHLIETGFMRFEKVLLCREGQSLGLTIPISGGDSEQLSLVAGRSVSIILPKEDRYRIRETYKTVNAAEAPVREGTPLGYREVWVGDQVLARIPAVASQSISRAGFFRQLWRGLGLSR from the coding sequence ATGGAAATATCTGTGCTGCAACAATATGATGTAAAACATCTTACACACATCATCCCCATCCGGGTGATGAGGGTGCGGGTCACCATCGGCATGTGCCTGCTTGTCATCCTCGCGTCCCTTCTTCCCCTACCCGTCTTCGCCGGCCCCTCCTGGAAGGTCCCGCGTGATTTCGTTTCCGCCTTCCTCATTGAGGCGGAAACGGGAAAAATCTTATTCGAATCGAATGCCTATGCCTCGCGGGCGCCCGCCAGCACGACCAAACTGATGACGGCGCTCATCGTGATGGATGCGATCAAGGCGGGAAGGGTGGCGCTGACCGACTCGGTCACTATATCCCGCCGGTCCCGGCGTATGGGCGGATCACAGGTCTATCTTACCGAGGGAGAGGTCTTCACTCTCGAAGAGCTGATGCAGGCTCTTATGATCGCATCGGCCAACGATGCCTCGGTGGCGATTGCGGAGTATGTCGGTGGCGGCTATGAGCATTTTGTCGAGATGATGAACCGCCGCGCCGATCAGATGGGCTTGAAAGAAACGATCTTTTACAATACCCACGGACTCGATGACCTCCCGTCGCAACGAAACTTGACCTGCGCCTATGATCTCGCCCAGATCGCGCGCGAGCTTGTGAAATATCCCAAGATCCTCGAATGGACCAGCACCCGCTCCGCGCCCTTTCGCAATAACCAATTCACGCTCAATGCCACAAACAAACTCCTGGGACGGATCGAAGGATTGGATGGATTGAAAACCGGCTTCACCTGGCGGGCCGGATTTTGCCTCGTGGGCACGGCGCAGCAGGATGGGATGCGTCTCATCTCCGTCATTTTGGGTTCGCAAACGAGCCGGGGCCGCTTCCTGTCGACCAAACATCTGATCGAGACAGGTTTCATGAGATTTGAGAAGGTTCTGCTGTGCCGTGAGGGCCAGTCGTTGGGACTGACCATTCCCATTTCAGGCGGTGACTCCGAACAATTGTCCCTTGTCGCCGGCCGCTCGGTCAGCATCATTCTTCCGAAGGAAGACAGATACAGGATCCGGGAAACCTACAAGACGGTCAACGCGGCCGAAGCGCCGGTTCGAGAGGGAACACCCCTGGGATACCGGGAGGTTTGGGTGGGTGATCAGGTGTTGGCCCGGATTCCGGCTGTCGCCTCTCAATCGATATCCAGGGCGGGATTCTTCCGCCAGCTCTGGCGCGGGCTAGGACTTAGCCGCTAA
- a CDS encoding TldD/PmbA family protein, which yields MSAILLDHDQVPGLSAEDVILAQWAIEEARRLGATYAEARWGLLETRRIRIKDQHVALLAHTNHRGLGLRVLVDGAWGFVSHPLQPPTGETLVTPAGEDLLRGEIQPDETHPPISAIDDIFDVDLSARGPIQPHTAAFAYARLKGTIISLAEAAVAMARAAAAHNRRPIQLAPAAPQSGVWRTDRERDPFEVPLEEMVEYLMTAEKVSRQAEKDLVSTETWLTAWRKAHWLCTSEGTLILQEILECGGGLKCLAHTDGVTQERTYPGLRGCDCETGGYERLLAHELQKNAPRVAAEAVALTTAPPCPSKVSDLVIDGSLAAIQIHETIGHAVELDRVFGSEESLAGGSHLTPDKLDWFRFGSDLINVSADATAALGLGSFGYDDEGTPAQRVPIIKNGVFSGYLTNRETAGKLGILSGGAARAQDWSHMPLIRMTNVNLAPGGWTFDKLIEDTENGFYFETSKNPSIDHLRLNFFVAAEMAWEIRDGKKIRMYRDPAYGGISYQLWRACDAITDYRHWRIWGIPNCGKGDPKQIGHVGHGASPLRMRNVRIGSRS from the coding sequence GTGAGTGCCATCCTGCTGGATCATGACCAGGTTCCAGGCCTCTCCGCCGAGGATGTCATCCTCGCGCAATGGGCCATTGAAGAAGCTCGTCGTTTGGGTGCGACCTATGCCGAGGCCCGCTGGGGATTATTGGAAACCCGCCGCATCCGCATCAAAGATCAACATGTCGCTCTTCTCGCCCACACCAATCATCGCGGCCTCGGTCTCAGGGTATTGGTTGACGGCGCATGGGGATTTGTCTCCCACCCCCTGCAGCCCCCGACCGGGGAGACCCTCGTAACACCGGCCGGTGAGGATCTTCTGAGAGGTGAGATTCAGCCGGATGAGACCCATCCGCCCATCTCCGCGATCGATGATATCTTCGATGTCGATCTTTCCGCAAGAGGGCCGATCCAGCCCCATACCGCCGCGTTCGCCTATGCCAGACTGAAAGGAACGATCATCAGCTTGGCGGAAGCTGCCGTCGCCATGGCGCGCGCCGCCGCCGCACACAACCGCCGCCCGATTCAATTGGCCCCGGCCGCGCCTCAAAGCGGCGTCTGGCGCACTGATCGCGAGCGCGATCCCTTCGAAGTCCCCCTCGAAGAAATGGTCGAGTACCTGATGACCGCCGAGAAAGTGTCGCGGCAAGCTGAAAAAGATCTTGTTTCCACAGAGACATGGCTGACGGCCTGGCGGAAAGCCCATTGGCTTTGTACAAGCGAGGGAACTCTTATCCTTCAAGAGATTCTTGAGTGCGGCGGCGGTTTGAAATGCCTCGCTCATACCGATGGCGTGACCCAGGAGCGCACCTACCCCGGCTTGAGGGGATGCGATTGTGAAACCGGCGGGTATGAGAGGCTTCTTGCACACGAGCTTCAAAAAAACGCGCCCAGGGTCGCCGCGGAGGCGGTCGCTCTGACCACGGCGCCTCCCTGCCCATCTAAAGTCAGCGATCTTGTCATCGATGGATCGCTCGCCGCCATACAGATCCATGAGACGATCGGCCACGCGGTGGAGCTGGATCGCGTCTTTGGCAGCGAGGAAAGCCTGGCCGGCGGCAGTCATCTCACCCCCGACAAACTCGACTGGTTCCGCTTCGGCTCTGATCTGATTAATGTCTCGGCCGATGCCACGGCCGCACTGGGCTTGGGGAGCTTCGGTTACGATGATGAGGGAACACCGGCCCAGCGGGTTCCCATCATAAAGAACGGCGTCTTCAGCGGGTATTTAACAAATCGCGAAACGGCCGGCAAATTGGGGATTTTAAGCGGCGGTGCCGCCAGGGCGCAGGACTGGAGCCATATGCCGTTAATTCGTATGACAAATGTCAACCTGGCGCCCGGCGGTTGGACTTTTGATAAACTCATCGAAGACACGGAAAATGGTTTTTATTTTGAGACCTCGAAGAATCCCAGTATTGATCATCTTCGCTTGAACTTCTTCGTCGCCGCGGAGATGGCTTGGGAAATACGGGATGGCAAGAAGATCCGGATGTACAGGGATCCGGCCTACGGAGGAATCTCGTATCAGCTCTGGCGCGCTTGCGATGCGATCACAGATTACCGCCATTGGCGGATATGGGGCATCCCCAACTGCGGGAAGGGAGATCCCAAACAGATCGGCCATGTCGGACATGGGGCTTCGCCCCTGAGAATGCGAAATGTCCGGATCGGATCGCGATCATGA
- a CDS encoding TldD/PmbA family protein has product MRCIWPTPEIEDIIVDVMDDAVEHVPGDGLHLLLEATRERVFRLADGEIHQTADRKDLRLIVTAIEGNRQGVVSTGLLVPDEIHTAIGRARRICSFLPPDPQFPGLPGPVKAAQDGGDHHDRETANATSEELARIASVGLETARAEGAIAAGALSVRENLFLARDSEGLASRSISTKADLSLTCFAGSGGKQSSGYSNRFAWRLSDLNPEETAIKAARKAKYGIVRRSLNPGFYTAILGPTAVADLVGILAHIGFGATEVNEYRSFASGRLGEKVLDEKFTLRDDPQHPQTAAPGIDYEGIPTKPLTFVERGVLKDIATNHRTAHLGNKPSNGRGADPLSRWTDILMNHLVMEPGATSREKMIRSVHRGILINRLWYARVVQPRETRITALTRNGLLTIDGGEITGAAGNFRTNLSLVELLSHLKAVSDTTVPTHGVVAPTLLVEGFPLTSPSA; this is encoded by the coding sequence ATGAGATGCATCTGGCCGACACCTGAAATCGAAGACATCATCGTTGATGTTATGGATGACGCGGTGGAGCATGTCCCGGGAGACGGCTTGCATCTCCTTTTAGAAGCGACACGGGAGCGCGTTTTTAGACTGGCTGATGGAGAGATCCACCAAACCGCAGACAGAAAAGACCTCCGTCTTATCGTGACGGCTATCGAAGGTAACCGGCAAGGGGTTGTCTCCACCGGACTTCTCGTTCCCGACGAGATACACACCGCCATAGGCCGGGCGCGGCGGATCTGCAGTTTTCTTCCGCCCGATCCGCAATTCCCCGGTCTGCCGGGTCCGGTGAAGGCAGCGCAGGACGGCGGCGATCATCATGACCGGGAGACGGCCAATGCCACATCCGAGGAGCTGGCGCGTATCGCATCCGTCGGGCTTGAAACGGCGCGCGCCGAGGGCGCCATCGCGGCCGGAGCGCTGAGTGTGCGGGAGAATCTGTTCCTGGCTCGCGACAGCGAGGGGCTGGCTTCGCGCAGCATTTCTACAAAAGCTGATCTATCCCTTACCTGTTTCGCGGGATCGGGCGGCAAGCAGAGCTCGGGTTACTCAAATCGATTCGCCTGGAGACTATCCGATCTGAATCCCGAAGAAACGGCGATCAAGGCCGCGCGCAAAGCAAAATACGGCATTGTCCGCCGTTCTCTGAATCCGGGTTTTTATACGGCGATTCTCGGACCGACCGCGGTCGCGGATTTGGTCGGTATTCTGGCGCACATCGGATTCGGCGCAACAGAAGTGAACGAATACCGCAGTTTCGCCAGCGGGCGGTTGGGCGAAAAAGTTTTGGATGAAAAGTTCACTCTCCGGGATGACCCGCAGCATCCCCAGACCGCGGCGCCGGGAATCGACTATGAGGGTATTCCCACAAAACCCCTGACTTTTGTGGAGAGGGGTGTGCTGAAAGACATCGCCACGAATCACCGCACGGCCCATCTCGGCAATAAACCATCCAATGGGCGGGGCGCCGATCCTTTATCAAGGTGGACCGATATCTTGATGAATCATCTTGTCATGGAGCCGGGCGCCACATCGCGCGAAAAGATGATACGTTCGGTTCATAGGGGCATCCTGATCAACCGCCTCTGGTACGCCAGAGTTGTACAACCGCGCGAAACGCGGATCACGGCGCTGACACGGAACGGACTGCTGACGATCGACGGAGGAGAAATCACGGGCGCGGCCGGCAACTTCAGGACAAACCTATCGCTCGTGGAACTCCTCTCGCATCTCAAGGCCGTATCCGACACAACAGTGCCGACCCATGGCGTTGTTGCGCCGACTCTTCTTGTTGAAGGATTCCCACTGACCAGTCCCAGCGCTTAG
- a CDS encoding S9 family peptidase, with protein MSFRFWVPIFTAVFSIFAVSFIPGSAHAVSKRPLAVHDVVMMATPQQADFSPDGDWIAYVLRTADLDKNQMRRQIYLASRRGGKPRAVTRGNESAQRPDWSPNGSYLAFLRKPDAPGAKETDDEQLWLLPMGGGEPFPLTNLGGGILDYAWTPDGRSILVLTPEDQAAGMKEYAGNREEKGYDADAKDKNIPRKILWRYPVPEGDPKLLFRGDRGMEEFELSPDGQWVAYLSNLTGVLADENETEIYLLGLNEERIRRLTHRYGAEGNIHWTHDGEGVICTAVKTDSLMFSQMEVYVLPVGSRRLDNRDHVPFSRWIPWTNLLDREVDAFLWPAKSGAGFVIAQDHFSARLATLDGEGTARWLTDPRKVIQYGAVSDDGKYLALTIETPESPAQLVLVNYEGRIARVLDEPNKDRFKDIQPAWQSVYSWNSFDGQEIEGLLIQPWWTEVLPPYPLIVDIHGGPSWHVTHELSQTIQTWAGEGYLVLAPNYRGSTGYGNEFSISNVRDLGGGDYRDIMAGVDQLIADGIADPYRIAIMGGSYGGYMANWAITQSSRFAAAVSEYGIFSLITDFSMSDYPMWEKSYLRKYYWDDLGAYLQMSPVFHAENVTTPVLIMHGEADNNTFISNSMEMYRMLRTLGKTVEFHQFPREGHGFAEPAHKLEEMRLARSWFDRFVTHGAIWPPEYNELRKTPREHLPPFLADQIRSIDDLPRLYRPGDTLSVNRGTPLQAIVGEISTPSSYGDERPGGRFVEVEILLSHQGWGMRSYPLQMNDVVMLGPSGRNHPPAGIPFSAHGQTTLIHGENLMVRLSPEPTGIGQWQPVRVTFDIPRDLHHVPLVIGPFPPVLINVGESVAN; from the coding sequence ATGTCATTCAGATTCTGGGTGCCGATCTTTACGGCGGTTTTTTCAATTTTCGCCGTATCGTTCATACCCGGTTCCGCCCACGCCGTCTCCAAGCGCCCGCTGGCCGTTCATGACGTCGTGATGATGGCCACTCCTCAGCAGGCCGACTTCAGTCCGGATGGCGATTGGATCGCCTATGTCCTGCGCACCGCCGACCTGGATAAGAACCAGATGCGGCGGCAAATTTATCTTGCCTCGCGCCGCGGCGGCAAGCCGCGCGCTGTCACCCGCGGGAATGAATCGGCTCAGCGTCCCGACTGGTCACCGAATGGCAGCTATCTCGCTTTCCTCAGGAAACCTGATGCACCCGGCGCGAAGGAAACAGATGACGAACAGCTCTGGCTCTTGCCAATGGGCGGTGGAGAGCCCTTCCCTTTGACGAACCTCGGCGGTGGTATTTTAGACTATGCCTGGACACCGGATGGACGGTCGATCCTCGTCCTGACCCCCGAGGATCAGGCGGCCGGAATGAAGGAATATGCCGGGAATCGGGAGGAGAAAGGTTATGACGCTGACGCGAAGGACAAAAATATTCCTCGGAAGATCCTTTGGCGTTATCCCGTTCCCGAGGGAGATCCCAAGCTTCTCTTCCGCGGTGATCGCGGGATGGAGGAATTCGAGCTAAGCCCCGACGGGCAATGGGTCGCCTATTTGTCAAACCTCACCGGTGTTCTCGCGGATGAGAACGAGACGGAAATTTATCTCCTGGGGCTCAACGAAGAACGCATCCGCCGGCTCACACATCGCTACGGCGCCGAAGGCAACATTCATTGGACTCACGATGGAGAGGGTGTCATTTGCACCGCCGTGAAGACCGACTCGCTCATGTTTTCCCAGATGGAAGTGTATGTCCTTCCCGTGGGCAGCCGGCGCCTGGACAATCGAGATCATGTTCCTTTCTCGCGGTGGATCCCCTGGACAAATCTCCTCGATCGCGAGGTCGACGCTTTTCTATGGCCCGCCAAGAGCGGCGCCGGCTTTGTCATCGCGCAGGATCATTTTTCCGCGCGGCTGGCGACACTCGACGGCGAGGGTACGGCGCGCTGGCTGACCGATCCGCGTAAAGTTATACAATATGGCGCCGTCTCAGACGACGGGAAATATCTTGCCCTCACCATCGAGACGCCTGAATCGCCCGCGCAACTTGTTCTCGTAAACTACGAAGGGCGGATTGCGCGGGTGCTGGATGAACCGAACAAAGACCGCTTTAAAGATATTCAACCGGCGTGGCAGAGCGTTTATAGCTGGAACAGTTTCGACGGCCAGGAAATCGAGGGCCTGCTCATTCAACCCTGGTGGACCGAGGTTCTTCCGCCCTATCCGCTGATTGTAGATATCCACGGCGGTCCGTCTTGGCATGTGACGCATGAGCTAAGCCAGACGATTCAGACCTGGGCCGGCGAAGGGTATCTGGTGCTGGCGCCCAATTACAGGGGAAGCACAGGGTATGGAAATGAATTCTCCATTTCAAACGTGCGCGATCTCGGCGGCGGCGATTATCGGGATATCATGGCCGGTGTGGATCAGTTGATTGCGGACGGCATCGCCGATCCCTACCGAATCGCCATTATGGGCGGGTCGTATGGCGGCTACATGGCGAATTGGGCTATTACACAATCGAGCCGGTTCGCCGCGGCGGTATCTGAGTACGGCATTTTCAGCCTGATCACTGACTTCTCGATGAGCGATTATCCCATGTGGGAGAAATCATATCTCCGAAAATATTATTGGGATGATCTCGGCGCCTACCTGCAAATGTCGCCGGTTTTCCACGCCGAAAATGTCACAACCCCCGTATTGATCATGCATGGCGAAGCAGACAATAACACCTTCATCTCCAACTCGATGGAAATGTATAGGATGCTTCGAACGCTCGGCAAGACCGTCGAGTTCCATCAATTCCCTCGTGAAGGGCACGGCTTTGCCGAACCGGCGCACAAACTCGAGGAAATGCGCCTCGCCCGCTCTTGGTTCGACCGTTTCGTGACGCATGGAGCCATCTGGCCCCCTGAATACAACGAGCTTCGAAAAACACCGCGCGAGCATCTTCCGCCGTTTCTCGCCGATCAGATCCGGTCAATCGATGATCTCCCCCGCCTCTACCGGCCGGGCGATACGCTGAGCGTCAATCGCGGGACCCCATTACAAGCGATCGTGGGTGAGATCAGCACACCGAGCAGCTACGGCGATGAGAGGCCGGGTGGACGTTTTGTAGAAGTAGAGATACTTCTCTCCCATCAAGGCTGGGGGATGCGTTCGTATCCGCTGCAAATGAATGATGTCGTGATGCTGGGGCCCTCCGGCCGGAATCATCCTCCGGCGGGAATCCCCTTTTCCGCTCATGGCCAGACAACATTAATCCACGGCGAAAATCTCATGGTGCGCCTATCACCCGAACCGACGGGAATAGGTCAATGGCAGCCGGTTCGCGTCACCTTCGATATTCCAAGAGATCTACATCATGTGCCCCTCGTGATCGGTCCCTTCCCACCGGTTCTGATCAATGTGGGTGAATCAGTGGCTAATTAA
- a CDS encoding FAD-dependent thymidylate synthase, with product MNVPNPEIFTREERRLLEPYFTNLDERVFALTNLPEVVKGALFARYSRSPKSLRRLFLDEFIDTDHGAAFDTGAGLRRARELYDRVFIEFGDDSVAQLGGAHLAVEGASNILTKILERGRLMSYLEQSTRYIPFTSRLDGRWRYCIPPELENHPARKVYIEVLDEIFETYTEWVKPLQELLSTRFPQGTESVAVHHRTLQAKALDILRGLLPAATTSNLGLFGSGQAFESLLLRMRAHPSAEARETARLMLHELRKVIPEFLKRVDQEERGVVWSRYLSETREETERMASEFFGEDSPLSKEEKGPAEKSQTVQLTDFDPEGEIKVIAAALYSTSNLPDGELLARVRRMPHEDRVRVLKAYVGSRRNRRHRPGRAFERTSYRFDILSDYGAFRDLQRHRILSIEWQQLTTHHGYHFPQELEASPLGDRWHQIMTRSSELFHRLAVEGLERVASYAVCMAYRIRYYMEMNAREAMHLIELRTAPQGHTSYRLIGQEMHRLIAETAGHRAIAEAISFADHTSGEEGRLSAEMSLETRRTDHGSILRLEE from the coding sequence ATTAACGTGCCGAACCCGGAAATCTTCACTCGGGAAGAACGCCGGCTGTTGGAGCCCTACTTCACAAATCTCGACGAACGGGTCTTTGCTTTAACAAATCTGCCCGAGGTGGTCAAAGGCGCCCTCTTCGCACGCTACTCCCGATCACCGAAATCCCTCCGCCGCCTTTTTCTTGATGAATTCATTGATACCGATCACGGCGCCGCGTTCGATACCGGCGCCGGCCTCCGCCGCGCCCGGGAACTGTACGACCGCGTCTTTATCGAGTTCGGGGATGATTCGGTCGCTCAACTCGGCGGCGCGCATCTCGCCGTCGAGGGCGCATCGAATATCCTCACCAAGATTCTCGAGCGCGGCCGCCTCATGTCTTACCTTGAACAATCAACCCGCTATATCCCCTTCACCAGCAGGCTGGACGGACGCTGGCGTTATTGCATTCCGCCGGAACTCGAGAATCATCCCGCGCGGAAGGTCTATATCGAAGTGTTGGATGAGATCTTCGAGACTTATACAGAGTGGGTAAAGCCTTTGCAGGAGCTTCTTTCAACCCGGTTTCCGCAGGGAACGGAATCGGTTGCGGTCCATCATCGAACACTTCAAGCAAAGGCATTGGATATTCTGAGGGGATTGTTGCCGGCGGCGACAACGTCCAATTTGGGACTCTTCGGCTCCGGGCAGGCCTTTGAATCCCTTCTATTGCGAATGCGGGCTCATCCATCAGCGGAAGCGAGAGAAACAGCACGCTTAATGCTCCATGAATTACGAAAGGTGATTCCAGAGTTTCTTAAACGCGTGGACCAGGAAGAGCGGGGTGTTGTATGGAGCCGCTATCTATCGGAAACCAGGGAAGAAACAGAACGGATGGCGTCTGAGTTTTTTGGAGAGGATTCCCCGTTATCGAAGGAGGAAAAGGGACCTGCGGAAAAATCGCAGACGGTGCAGCTGACCGATTTTGATCCTGAGGGTGAAATCAAAGTCATCGCCGCGGCGCTTTACTCCACTTCAAATCTGCCGGATGGGGAATTGCTGGCGCGCGTGCGCCGGATGCCTCACGAAGACCGAGTGCGGGTTCTCAAGGCCTATGTCGGATCCCGTCGCAATCGGCGGCACAGGCCGGGGCGCGCCTTTGAGCGCACATCGTATCGCTTCGATATCCTCTCCGATTACGGCGCTTTCCGCGATCTGCAACGCCATCGGATCCTCAGCATTGAATGGCAGCAGCTGACGACCCATCATGGTTATCATTTTCCGCAGGAATTGGAAGCCTCCCCACTGGGCGACCGCTGGCATCAGATCATGACCCGCTCTTCGGAGCTGTTCCATCGATTGGCGGTTGAGGGTTTGGAGCGTGTCGCTTCGTATGCCGTCTGCATGGCTTACCGTATCCGCTACTACATGGAAATGAACGCCCGTGAGGCAATGCATCTGATCGAATTGCGGACGGCCCCGCAGGGACACACCTCCTATCGCCTTATCGGGCAGGAGATGCACCGATTAATCGCTGAGACGGCCGGTCATCGAGCGATCGCCGAGGCGATCTCTTTCGCCGATCACACATCCGGTGAAGAAGGTCGTTTGAGCGCGGAGATGTCATTGGAAACGCGTCGGACGGATCATGGAAGCATATTGAGGCTCGAAGAATAG
- a CDS encoding methyl-accepting chemotaxis protein: MPAILSGKLFSSIRAKMLIGVVVPVILGMTVVQIVIMTGMESKTDGRLQGLRAQYEEAVASRLSAQVDLAIAAVTKCEMAGGSEAECLNLVKNLQYGSAYIWIHSYDPVDPTKPKMVMHPTVPKLDGTDISDFRDKKKFEKIAHDGRIFNKNAAEVSHIKETNLFVDMNAVVKAKGAGTVTYYWPKPKSGGGTTDEGYAKLSYVKLYPQKNWVFGTGEYIDFIDAEVQAQGTAIRKEARDLQFKIQGILLLVTIALVASSLMLSAIIIKPICAAGRAMQEIAMGDGDLTARLDDSVDNEIGRMAGQFNIFAEKIQTVISQVLEHTRTVLDSVEEMTVTSNNLASSSEVMRGQASNVAAATEQLSTNIVNMASGANEMSTSVNTVASSIEEMSSSLSEVAGNCGQAASIAISADSKTKQTRETMERLNSSSAEIGKVLDAISDIADQTNLLALNATIEAASAGEAGKGFAVVANEVKELAKQTAVATEEIGRQIQEMQSNTGNAVEAIKEISDVITEVNSITQTIASAVEEQSATINEIASNISGASTAAGEIANNASQAAQGANEISSNIQGVNNSAGDAAAGAVETRANSEKLTEMASELQKLLSQFKVASHKINTTA, from the coding sequence ATGCCTGCCATCCTTTCCGGGAAGCTGTTTTCCAGTATTCGTGCAAAGATGCTTATCGGGGTCGTTGTCCCTGTCATTTTGGGAATGACCGTCGTCCAGATTGTTATCATGACCGGTATGGAAAGTAAGACGGATGGTAGATTGCAGGGGTTGCGGGCGCAATATGAAGAGGCGGTTGCCTCAAGATTGAGTGCGCAGGTTGATCTGGCGATTGCCGCCGTAACGAAGTGTGAGATGGCGGGAGGGTCCGAAGCGGAGTGTCTGAATCTCGTGAAAAATCTGCAGTATGGATCCGCCTATATATGGATTCACTCGTATGATCCCGTAGATCCCACGAAACCGAAAATGGTCATGCACCCAACGGTTCCAAAACTCGATGGCACCGACATCTCCGATTTCAGAGATAAGAAGAAATTCGAGAAAATCGCTCATGATGGAAGGATCTTCAACAAAAACGCGGCAGAGGTGTCGCATATCAAAGAGACGAACCTCTTTGTCGATATGAATGCCGTTGTGAAAGCAAAGGGCGCGGGAACGGTCACCTATTACTGGCCCAAACCAAAATCGGGCGGCGGAACAACAGACGAAGGATACGCGAAACTCTCTTATGTGAAACTATATCCGCAGAAGAATTGGGTTTTTGGCACCGGTGAGTATATCGACTTCATCGACGCCGAAGTGCAAGCTCAAGGTACCGCCATCCGAAAGGAAGCGCGGGATCTCCAGTTCAAGATTCAGGGAATCCTGCTTCTCGTGACAATCGCGCTTGTTGCCTCATCCCTTATGCTAAGCGCCATTATTATAAAGCCGATTTGTGCGGCGGGCCGCGCGATGCAGGAAATTGCAATGGGGGATGGCGATCTAACCGCCCGATTGGATGATTCGGTTGACAATGAAATCGGCCGGATGGCCGGTCAGTTCAATATCTTTGCGGAAAAGATCCAAACCGTTATCTCTCAAGTCCTGGAGCACACTCGCACTGTGCTGGACTCGGTTGAAGAAATGACCGTGACATCCAACAACTTGGCGTCGAGCTCCGAAGTTATGCGAGGCCAGGCAAGCAATGTTGCAGCGGCGACAGAGCAACTTTCGACAAATATTGTGAACATGGCTTCCGGCGCTAATGAAATGTCCACTTCGGTAAATACCGTGGCCTCCTCGATTGAGGAGATGAGTTCATCATTGAGCGAAGTGGCGGGGAACTGTGGGCAGGCGGCGTCTATTGCGATATCGGCCGATTCCAAAACAAAACAAACAAGGGAAACAATGGAACGCTTGAACAGCTCCTCCGCAGAAATCGGCAAAGTGCTCGATGCAATCAGCGATATCGCCGATCAGACAAATCTCCTGGCTCTGAATGCCACCATCGAGGCGGCCTCGGCCGGGGAGGCCGGCAAGGGATTTGCCGTTGTCGCCAATGAAGTCAAGGAATTAGCGAAGCAGACCGCCGTGGCGACCGAAGAAATCGGGCGGCAGATTCAGGAGATGCAATCAAACACCGGCAATGCGGTCGAAGCGATAAAGGAGATTTCCGACGTCATTACGGAAGTCAATTCAATCACACAAACCATTGCCAGCGCTGTTGAAGAGCAATCCGCGACGATAAATGAGATTGCCAGTAACATTAGCGGCGCCTCGACGGCAGCCGGTGAGATTGCCAATAATGCAAGTCAAGCCGCGCAAGGCGCCAATGAAATCTCCTCAAACATTCAAGGTGTCAACAACTCGGCGGGCGATGCAGCGGCGGGTGCGGTGGAGACACGGGCCAACTCCGAGAAATTGACGGAGATGGCATCTGAACTGCAGAAATTGCTCAGTCAATTCAAGGTGGCTTCGCATAAGATAAACACAACGGCGTAG
- a CDS encoding nucleotidyltransferase family protein — translation MTLGDTTYSRPKIAVLILCAGASRRMRFPKFLLEIQRKSAVSLISSIALEQLEGPVAIVARPEEREIIETLSGLPDSQRLYIIENSDPDAGRTGSIQAGLQHFSRLSSESPSGCLIWPVDLPLVRPQTVRRLGYKLEWSGPSAVIIPTWESRGGHPVAVGKNHWPALFEMGPDTPLRELWKDPKCCIEMLPVEDPGIRVDLNTPEEAERWLGAPARPWSP, via the coding sequence ATGACCCTCGGTGACACGACATATTCGAGACCAAAGATCGCCGTGCTGATCCTTTGCGCCGGCGCCTCACGGCGCATGCGATTTCCAAAATTTCTTTTGGAGATTCAGCGAAAATCAGCGGTGTCTCTGATTTCCTCCATCGCATTGGAACAGCTGGAGGGACCAGTGGCGATTGTGGCGCGGCCGGAGGAGCGAGAGATTATTGAAACATTATCCGGATTGCCGGATTCTCAACGCTTGTACATCATCGAAAACTCAGATCCGGATGCGGGCCGGACGGGTTCGATCCAGGCGGGATTGCAACACTTTTCAAGACTCAGTAGTGAATCACCATCCGGCTGTTTAATTTGGCCGGTTGATCTTCCGCTGGTTCGCCCGCAAACTGTGCGGCGCCTGGGTTATAAGTTGGAATGGTCCGGTCCCTCGGCGGTCATCATCCCGACTTGGGAGAGCCGAGGTGGACATCCCGTCGCCGTCGGCAAGAACCATTGGCCCGCTTTGTTTGAGATGGGCCCGGATACTCCTCTCCGGGAACTTTGGAAAGATCCAAAATGCTGTATTGAAATGTTGCCGGTTGAAGATCCTGGTATCCGGGTTGATCTCAACACGCCGGAAGAGGCGGAGCGCTGGCTAGGGGCTCCCGCACGACCTTGGTCGCCCTAA